A genomic window from Aquila chrysaetos chrysaetos chromosome 9, bAquChr1.4, whole genome shotgun sequence includes:
- the COMT gene encoding catechol O-methyltransferase isoform X1: MLESSSVLLFIVFILLFVLLVFVVLIRKNGTAALIWNEIIREKITNFIMNQTKEQRILNFVLQNAVRGDPCSVLDTIDKYCSQKEWAMNVGDEKGLILDKTVEEVNPSVALELGTYCGYSAVRIARLLKAGAYLLTVEFNPEFAAIAKQMIEFAGVQDKVKLLEGPSEEIIPQLKKKYEVDTLDFVFLDHWKDRYTPDTILLQECNLLRKGSVLLADNIIFPGAPEFLNYIRNNPHFQCTNYPSHLEYMKVGDAMEKAVFLG; encoded by the exons atGCTGGAGAGCTCTTCAGTCCTTTTGTTCATTGTCTTCATCCTGCTTTTCGTTTTGCTGGTCTTTGTGGTGCTCATCAGGAAAAACGGCACTGCAGCCCTTATCTGGAATGAAATAATCCGGGAGAAAATAACCAATTTCATCATGAATCAGACCAAAGAACAGAGGATTTTAAATTTCGTGCTGCAGAATGCAGTCCGAGGAGACCCCTGTAGTGTGCTGGACACTATAGATAAGTACTGCTCCCAGAAAGAGTGGGCCATGAATGTGGGCGATGAGAAAG GTTTAATTCTAGACAAGACAGTGGAAGAGGTCAACCCATCAGTTGCACTTGAGCTGGGAACATACTGTGGCTACTCAGCAGTTAGGATTGCTCGGCTACTGAAGGCAGGAGCTTATCTTCTCACTGTGGAGTTCAACCCAGAATTTGCTGCTATAGCTAAACAGATGATTGAGTTTGCTGGAGTACAAGATAAG GTAAAACTCCTAGAAGGCCCTTCAGAGGAAATAATCccccagctgaagaaaaaatatgaagtggATACTCTGGATTTTGTCTTTCTGGACCACTGGAAAGACAGATACACACCAGACACCATCCTGCTTCAG GAATGCAACTTGCTGAGGAAGGGCTCGGTTCTTCTGGCTGACAATATCATCTTCCCAGGAGCTCCAGAATTCCTTAACTATATCCGCAACAACCCCCATTTCCAATGCACTAACTACCCATCTCATCTGGAATATATGAAAGTGGGGGATGCTATGgaaaaggctgtatttttgGGATAA
- the COMT gene encoding catechol O-methyltransferase isoform X2, protein MRPLHEMLESSSVLLFIVFILLFVLLVFVVLIRKNGTAALIWNEIIREKITNFIMNQTKEQRILNFVLQNAVRGDPCSVLDTIDKYCSQKEWAMNVGDEKGLILDKTVEEVNPSVALELGTYCGYSAVRIARLLKAGAYLLTVEFNPEFAAIAKQMIEFAGVQDKVKLLEGPSEEIIPQLKKKYEVDTLDFVFLDHWKDRYTPDTILLQECNLLRKGSVLLADNIIFPGAPEFLNYIRNNPHFQCTNYPSHLEYMKVGDAMEKAVFLG, encoded by the exons atGCTGGAGAGCTCTTCAGTCCTTTTGTTCATTGTCTTCATCCTGCTTTTCGTTTTGCTGGTCTTTGTGGTGCTCATCAGGAAAAACGGCACTGCAGCCCTTATCTGGAATGAAATAATCCGGGAGAAAATAACCAATTTCATCATGAATCAGACCAAAGAACAGAGGATTTTAAATTTCGTGCTGCAGAATGCAGTCCGAGGAGACCCCTGTAGTGTGCTGGACACTATAGATAAGTACTGCTCCCAGAAAGAGTGGGCCATGAATGTGGGCGATGAGAAAG GTTTAATTCTAGACAAGACAGTGGAAGAGGTCAACCCATCAGTTGCACTTGAGCTGGGAACATACTGTGGCTACTCAGCAGTTAGGATTGCTCGGCTACTGAAGGCAGGAGCTTATCTTCTCACTGTGGAGTTCAACCCAGAATTTGCTGCTATAGCTAAACAGATGATTGAGTTTGCTGGAGTACAAGATAAG GTAAAACTCCTAGAAGGCCCTTCAGAGGAAATAATCccccagctgaagaaaaaatatgaagtggATACTCTGGATTTTGTCTTTCTGGACCACTGGAAAGACAGATACACACCAGACACCATCCTGCTTCAG GAATGCAACTTGCTGAGGAAGGGCTCGGTTCTTCTGGCTGACAATATCATCTTCCCAGGAGCTCCAGAATTCCTTAACTATATCCGCAACAACCCCCATTTCCAATGCACTAACTACCCATCTCATCTGGAATATATGAAAGTGGGGGATGCTATGgaaaaggctgtatttttgGGATAA